The following proteins come from a genomic window of Chaetodon auriga isolate fChaAug3 chromosome 16, fChaAug3.hap1, whole genome shotgun sequence:
- the tcf20 gene encoding transcription factor 20 isoform X1: MQNFSNSPAPPSVPPGFSGRGGGGPPYPPQPADPQISPRMTDDYVGMQQQSLHRGHHHPTQASHMLAYSARNRGAVEPPPTQGNIHSGNSNNPYRKDVMDYYFSMGGKDRHRRGGMGYGAGFGYPNIDGHIPHQYRHAGSGSAPSSGLMSPYPVDYGSSAGSGGGAGAGAFSPSHQYNMSQNPAMQSVPGSQMQHRQHGQTFTAVPHGQQLRSYPHSGHRMTPQYPHYSPQGGASTGSSGMYSPPPQRYLDGASSTGFDPKVNSSPSVNSSSNSVSSSVAANNVGPMENVQQSYHASNYPGYSPQTHSLHKQVTLQHRNSQHNLGVGYDNSLKMQHQGPSPGSVYAKHHQASNPSIPQAASQEISKSPMHPNAQQTQINQNFSPISNPSPAASAVHSPSCSSSPSPLMGVSEAHGNPSGHGPSHPPTSNPRSSHGQGRLLQTMPQLSPTPNSNSSISSCGSSGSHKAHSMSAVGGSSLPPTGRNKMGLVTGIGSREEGSSVYSASPHDKMQDAGLNSLNALSSQVANLPNTVQHMLLTDTVLSQKKGKDGGQMQQATHGVPPSQPRSRNASAASSTSTVKDGSAVGIGDGASLDAGTDEDSSLMPLGGSSGTKVEREEQFSEGERGRVRQMSGASSGSEPTGYHPPSQTQTQTGQATNVKTVTSDSPSKEALASETKADEAHVPSSSSSPSFGCQSSETGPTSHSTPPVSSSPSSTSSSIPPPQPNCVSEPGLTYNDHRGGHRKTTEIKNEVLKKESEGSVEKTEKGSSQMQRDGEVNTQNGQDKENRLHTASRLHNNEKEEKHTSEEQQSASSVGVIVSARSEGSHTEKGKHPQDNCIEEKQSHSYFRESSSHNGEEGVDLSIYSSLHQKSNFGRPQNPPQSGPHKYGHPESTYGSDLTMKNRGRAGPAGAMESNSRYLGYQQSQTGYGPAHPKDAGSVAEALVKRGQGAGAKGHEDNSQMQQFPSLLQEVLQGYNLDRRYGRPEQAFPAHLHVQQQFQSRHPYSMTESMRVQSGVNEVLAHSAQMGSSGKPPHPNQRHGSDPDFTTDPHSSVKSDVSNAKILQNAEKNEVGLSQSQLPQPTDSRQPPPKHINLADFSLPQRKALSNVSTPSSAVQELLLQEPEPLTGSIGQTESQKSSGSVLAPSERRSVICDVSPNRRSTPERDRESDREREREKSQSGASVIQQPFSSPAAANDLSKKDAGEKQMVKMETASKEAGLDAANLQTDHGSGGANEADMEYHAKSVHSSVLMNADPYRRGSVDISALPSHPMSTNPLSSPSRHQSYLHGVDLSTCSGSTFPAYRFGDTREGNMMPRSNPHFPSHHPYHNLSPQTQSTNKLQMYPHPRGPPHHPHDMSDWVKAMNRPSKDMMMQPGSSPGRHKVSQSEQRQRMISQTDMPGEQHAGKTSLHHQSAFFDLKMWESTHSGRDGARVIEGDSYYRTQPPPLPPPPPPPVPVASHSHVPPQMIPGQNAAEPEVSRGPTEEAKHPCPPPPPSSSKPSADINSTQPQVQRQTKTGGSGDTNPLILRRRVRSFISPIPAKRQLQDVSQPRAATNSHHSPGAQSESSHHNEDDSSSSDIPCPRLSSPLLGENIYSQPLSPSSGNTKVLPPRKGRGLKLEAIVQKITPNIKKPAGHADDESNHYPGFSHSDIPPFNDSQDQDLTHFPRVTGGDDSYMDESHSLNDMIPFRVVDETGPLPPSAYPCDPHQTSQTLKQDFDFGLGAAVASASGDKEDFTLLGPLPPPPPLPRPVQGSPPPSSSALSDIQHFTNTYQQLETRRGEQSAANLLRQKLQESGIGFDDYPGSDYYGTTPPHHSQAQGHMLNRQHQMSAVRSSLSPQDSKPAESVVPKGYFPSGKKKGRPVGSVNKQKRAQNPAQTQAQGQSQAQAPSTTLSAPPAPPAPTTAAATPPIVQTASSPPDPAAPPLTDNKSTPPLAPPILTQVVKVDVESEDTQPESEIKPVRRRRRGVKDEDEPLEARGRQRRRRRGAAAAAAAAATSPSVAKDDPDTPLGAGGSLASNRVFIDPNRKGPFVPHIHVENKIPEIGAVCTIVNAEEDKMKGERSAVGGKAGGSGIDSLLTSALSSQLSRRERESEKREPDEVETTLQSGKALPSSGYVVAGPVITETNHSGRLLCCLCQKWANYKHLGDLYGPFYPAEYAAKLPKNQPQVKQCQTTTGTNKTGPNSDISSNALSTIQDTQTQDAQFTKPSTESDCAISLDSNPTSLTTTVRTASIAVREDMMMHMAGKLSSAPSCSSPTTSKTTSLTWDMNLDIRPIPELKREPDLEADQQQARKQQQLQPATDEAQQRPQHRKLTSHPRFKRRHKSSEESPRMVPSNSKASLPFQPPPPALDSLGPLAQLAQLPQMPMDPEELWVHEGCIVWTSGVYLVNGRLYGLQEALDGARETCCSYCEMVGSTLGCYSKGCTLRYHYLCAIEADCSLNEDNFSLRCPKHKVKKESLPRASGQPSPFTWSSQREAERNGEEEETQ, from the exons ATGCAGAATTTTTCTAACAGTCCAGCTCCCCCTTCTGTCCCCCCGGGGTTCAgtgggaggggtggaggaggaccTCCGTATCCCCCTCAGCCAGCAGATCCCCAGATCTCCCCAAGGATGACAGATGATTACGTGGGGATGCAACAGCAGAGCCTGCACAGAGGCCATCACCACCCCACTCAAGCCAGCCACATGCTTGCTTACAGTGCGAGAAACAGAGGAGCTGTGGAGCCACCGCCAACACAGGGTAACATTCACAGTGGCAACTCTAACAACCCTTACAGGAAGGACGTCAtggattattatttttcaatGGGTGGAAAGGACAGACACAGAAGGGGGGGCATGGGTTATGGGGCAGGGTTTGGATACCCTAACATTGATGGACATATACCCCACCAGTACCGGCATGCTGGATCTGGCTCTGCACCATCATCTGGCCTCATGTCACCATATCCAGTAGACTATGGTTCCAGTGCTGGTTCAGGTGGAGGTGCTGGTGCTGGAGCGTTCTCTCCTTCTCATCAGTACAATATGAGTCAGAACCCTGCAATGCAGTCAGTGCCAGGTTCTCAAATGCAACACCGCCAGCATGGGCAAACCTTCACAGCTGTTCCCCATGGACAGCAACTTAGGAGCTATCCACATTCTGGGCACAGAATGACTCCTCAGTACCCACACTACTCCCCACAGGGTGGAGCATCTACGGGGTCATCAGGAATGTACAGCCCCCCTCCGCAGCGATATCTGGACGGGGCTTCGAGCACTGGGTTCGATCCCAAAGTCAACAGCTCTCCCAGTGTCAACTCCAGTTCAAACTCAGTCTCCAGTTCAGTTGCTGCTAACAATGTAGGGCCAATGGAGAATGTTCAGCAGAGTTACCATGCTTCAAATTATCCTGGATATTCCCCACAGACTCATTCACTTCACAAGCAAGTCACACTACAGCACCGTAACTCGCAGCACAATTTAGGGGTAGGTTATGACAACTCTCTCAAGATGCAGCACCAGGGCCCGTCTCCAGGCTCTGTATATGCTAAACATCATCAAGCATCCAATCCCAGTATACCTCAAGCAGCATCTCAAGAAATATCTAAATCACCAATGCATCCCAATGCTCAACAAACCCAAATTAACCAAAACTTTAGCCCAATATCCAACCCCTCTCCAGCGGCCTCTGCAGTGCATTCCCCCAGTTGTagctcctctccttcccctttGATGGGTGTCTCAGAGGCACATGGAAACCCCTCAGGTCATGGTCCGTCACATCCTCCAACATCAAACCCCCGTAGCAGCCATGGTCAAGGTAGATTACTGCAGACCATGCCTCAGTTAAGTCCCACACCCAACTCAAATAGCAGCATTAGTAGTTGTGGTAGCAGTGGCAGTCATAAAGCTCACAGCATGAGTGCAGTTGGAGGGAGCAGTCTTCCTCCAACAGGCCGCAACAAAATGGGTCTAGTCACAGGAATTGGATCTCGAGAGGAAGGCTCCTCTGTTTATTCAGCTTCTCCACATGACAAAATGCAGGATGCTGGCCTGAATAGTCTTAATGCTTTGAGCTCACAAGTAGCCAATTTACCAAACACAGTTCAGCACATGCTCCTCACTGACACAGTGCTGTCACAGAAGAAGGGGAAAGATGGGGGGCAGATGCAACAGGCAACACATGGCGTGCCCCCATCCCAACCAAGGAGTCGAAATGCAAGTGCAGCCTCAAGTACGAGTACAGTTAAAGATGGAAGTGCAGTGGGGATTGGTGATGGTGCAAGTTTAGATGCTGGCACTGATGAAGACTCTTCATTGATGCCACTTGGAGGCTCATCTGGGACCAAGGTGGAGCGTGAGGAGCAGTTTTCTGAGGGGGAACGTgggagagtgagacagatgaGCGGTGCAAGCAGTGGATCTGAACCAACTGGCTATCACCCTCCATCTCAGACTCAAACACAGACTGGACAAGCAACAAATGTTAAAACAGTCACCTCTGATTCACCGTCAAAAGAAGCACTTGCttctgaaacaaaagcagatgaaGCTCACGttccctcttcatcatcatctccatcctTTGGATGTCAGTCATCAGAGACTGGCCCAACTTCACATTCAACACCTCCAGTTTCCTCATCCccctcatccacctcctccagtattcctcctccacagccaaATTGTGTCTCAGAGCCTGGTTTAACATATAATGACCACCGAGGTGGCCATAGGAAGAcaacagaaattaaaaatgaagtcctcaaaaaagaaagtgaaggcTCAGTcgagaaaacagagaaaggcagCAGCCAGATGCAACGAGATGGAGAAGTCAATACACAAAATGGTCAGGACAAAGAAAATAGGTTGCACACGGCATCCAGATTACACAATAATGAGAAGGAAGAAAAGCACACATCTGAGGAACAGCAGAGTGCCAGTAGTGTTGGTGTGATTGTTTCAGCCCGCTCTGAGGGAAGTCACACTGAAAAAGGCAAGCATCCCCAAGACAACTGTATCGAAGAGAAACAGTCACACTCTTACTTTAGAGAGTCAAGCAGCCATAATGGGGAAGAAGGTGTAGATCTGAGTATATATTCTTCCCTTCATCAGAAATCAAATTTTGGACGACCTCAAAATCCTCCCCAGTCTGGACCACATAAATATGGCCACCCAGAATCAACATATGGCTCAGATCTGACAATGAAGAACAGAGGGAGGGCTGGCCCAGCGGGTGCAATGGAATCAAATTCCAGATACCTGGGGTACCAACAATCACAAACTGGTTATGGTCCTGCACATCCTAAAGATGCTGGCTCTGTAGCAGAGGCTTTGGTGAAGAGAGGGCAGGGAGCAGGAGCTAAAGGTCATGAGGATAATTCACAAATGCAGCAATTTCCAAGCCTTTTACAAGAGGTTCTTCAAGGTTACAATTTAGATAGACGTTATGGCAGACCAGAACAGGCATTTCCTGCCCATCTCcatgtccagcagcagtttCAATCCAGACACCCGTATAGCATGACTGAAAGTATGAGGGTGCAAAGTGGAGTAAATGAGGTTTTGGCTCATTCTGCCCAAATGGGTAGCTCTGGAAAGCCCCCGCATCCAAATCAGAGGCATGGAAGTGACCCTGATTTTACCACAGATCCTCATTCCTCAGTGAAGTCAGATGTGTCAAATGCTAAGATActgcaaaatgctgaaaaaaatgaagtggGTCTGTCCCAGAGTCAGTTACCACAGCCTACAGATTCTCGGCAGCCCCCACCGAAACATATAAACTTAGCTGACTTTTCTCTACCACAGAGGAAAGCATTATCTAATGTGTCCACcccatcctctgctgtgcaaGAGCTCCTTTTGCAAGAGCCAGAGCCGTTAACAGGCAGTATTGGTCAAACAGAGTCTCAAAAATCATCAGGCTCCGTATTAGCCCCATCAGAGCGACGCTCTGTCATCTGTGATGTGTCGCCAAACCGACGCAGCACACCAGAGAGGGACAGggaaagtgacagagagagggagcgggagaAAAGTCAGAGTGGAGCCTCAGTGATTCAACAGCCAttttcctctccagcagcagccaatgATCTGAGTAAAAAGGATGCTGGAGAGAAACAAATGGTGAAAATGGAAACAGCATCAAAAGAGGCTGGCCTAGACGCTGCAAATTTACAAACTGATCATGGCAGTGGTGGAGCTAATGAGGCTGATATGGAGTATCATGCCAAGTCTGTTCACTCATCTGTTCTAATGAACGCTGACCCCTATAGGCGAGGTAGTGTTGATATCTCAGCCTTGCCTTCTCATCCTATGAGCACCAATCCCTTATCTTCACCTTCAAGGCATCAGTCCTATCTTCATGGTGTTGATTTATCAACTTGCAGTGGCAGCACTTTTCCTGCATATCGATTTGGAGACACAAGAGAAGGAAATATGATGCCACGCAGTAACCCCCATTTTCCCTCCCACCATCCTTACCACAATTTATCCCCCCAGACTCAGTCCACGAATAAGCTTCAAATGTATCCTCACCCTCGTGGCCCCCCTCATCACCCCCATGACATGAGCGACTGGGTAAAAGCAATGAACAGGCCATCAAAGGACATGATGATGCAGCCTGGTTCTTCTCCAGGAAGACATAaggtcagccaatcagaacagagacagaggatgatCTCCCAAACTGATATGCCCGGTGAACAACATGCAGGCAAAACTTCACTCCATCATCAAAGCGCCTtctttgatttgaaaatgtggGAGTCAACACACTCTGGAAGAGACGGTGCCAGAGTGATAGAGGGAGACTCCTACTACAGAACACAACCACCTCCCCTacctcctcccccccctcctcctgttcctgtAGCCTCACACAGCCATGTTCCTCCACAGATGATTCCTGGCCAAAATGCTGCTGAACCTGAGGTCTCCAGAGGACCCACAGAGGAAGCCAAACATCCCTgcccaccccctccacccagCTCCTCTAAGCCTTCTGCTGACATCAACTCCActcagccacaggtgcagcGCCAGACTAAAACTGGAGGTTCTGGAGACACTAATCCGCTAATATTGCGAAGGAGAGTTCGTTCTTTTATCTCTCCTATTCCCGCCAAAAGGCAACTCCAGGATGTGTCTCAGCCGAGGGCTGCCACAAATTCACACCACTCTCCTGGGGCTCAGTCTGAGTCTAGCCATCACAATGAAGATGACTCATCCAGTTCAGATATCCCATGTCCCAGGCTGTCGTCCCCTTTGCTCGGAGAGAATATCTATTCACAACCTCTGTCTCCATCAAGTGGTAATACCAAGGTTTTGCCTCCCAGGAAAGGACGAGGTTTGAAACTGGAGGCAATAGTGCAGAAAATCACCCCAAATATTAAAAAGCCAGCAGGCCATGCTGATGATGAGTCAAATCATTACCCAGGCTTCTCTCACTCAGACATACCACCGTTTAATGATTCACAGGACCAAGACTTAACACATTTCCCCAGGGTCACAGGAGGAGATGATAGTTACATGGATGAAAGTCACTCATTAAATGACATGATTCCCTTCAGAGTAGTTGATGAGACTGGGCCTTTACCTCCGTCTGCCTATCCATGTGATCCTCATCAGACTTCCCAGACTCTAAAACAAGACTTTGACTTTGGATTAGGAGCTGCTGTGGCATCAGCATCTGGTGATAAGGAGGATTTCACTTTGCTCGGACCTTTaccccctcctccgcctcttccACGCCCAGTCCAGGGCTCCCCACCTCCATCTTCGTCTGCGCTGTCTGACATTCAACATTTCACCAACACTTACCAGCAGCTTGAGacaagaagaggagagcagTCCGCTGCTAATCTTCTTCGACAGAAACTTCAAGAATCTGGCATTGGATTTGATGATTATCCTGGCAGTGACTACTATGGAaccaccccaccccaccacaGCCAGGCTCAAGGACACATGCTGAATAGACAACATCAGATGTCTGCTGTTAGGTCCAGTTTGTCACCACAAGATTCTAAGCCAGCAGAGAGTGTCGTGCCTAAAGGCTATTTCCCATCTGGCAAGAAGAAGGGCAGGCCCGTAGGGAGCGTGAATAAACAAAAACGGGCCCAGAACCCAGCCCAAACACAGGCGCAGGGCCAGTCTCAGGCCCAGGCTCCGAGCACAACTCTGAGTGCCCCTCCAGCCCCACCCGCTCCAACTACAGCTGCTGCCACCCCACCGATAGTGCAGACTGCCAGCAGCCCGCCAGACCCTGCAGCACCACCTCTGACAGACAATAAAAGCACTCCCCCTCTGGCCCCACCCATTTTAACCCAGGTAGTGAAAGTGGATGTTGAGAGTGAGGACACACAGCCAGAGAGTGAGATCAAACCTGTGCGAAGAAGACGCAGAGGTgtgaaagatgaagatgagcCTCTAGAAGCGAGAGGacgacagaggaggagaaggaggggagcagcagcagcagcagcagcagcagcaacgtCACCATCAGTGGCCAAAGATGACCCAGATACACCTTTAGGGGCTGGAGGGAGCCTGGCCTCAAATAGAGTATTCATAGATCCAAATAGGAAGGGCCCATTTGTTCCACACATACACGTGGAGAACAAAATACCAGAGATTGGGGCAGTGTGCACCATTGTAAATGCTGAGGAAGACAAGATGAAAGGAGAGCGTAGTGCAGTCGGAGGGAAAGCAGGCGGGAGTGGAATTGATTCTCTCCTGACCTCAGCTCTTTCCTCCCAGTTAtctaggagagagagagaatcagagaAAAGGGAGCCAGACGAGGTGGAAACTACCCTTCAGTCAGGAAAAGCACTTCCTTCATCTGGCTATGTTGTTGCAGGCCCCGTGATTACTGAGACCAATCACTCTGGTCGCCTTCTTTGCTGCCTGTGTCAGAAATGGGCAAATTACAAACACCTTGGAGATCTCTATGGGCCTTTCTATCCAGCTGAATATGCTGCAAAGCTTCCCAAGAACCAGCCCCAGGTCAAACAATGTCAGACAACCACaggcacaaacaaaacaggaccAAATTCAGACATAAGCTCAAATGCTTTGAGCACTAtccaagacacacaaacacaagatgcTCAGTTTACCAAGCCCTCAACTGAGAGTGACTGTGCCATCAGCCTAGATTCAAACCCAACATCTCTTACCACTACAGTCAGAACTGCCTCCATAGCTGTAAGAGAGGATATGATGATGCACATGGCTGGCAAGCTCAGTAGCGCTCCATCCTGCTCCTCCCCCACCACCAGTAAAACAACGTCTCTAACCTGGGACATGAATCTAGATATCCGACCTATCCCTGAGCTTAAGAGAGAGCCAGACCTTGAGGCTGACCAGCAACAGGCACGAAAACAgcaacagctgcagccagcgaCAGACGAAGCTCAACAGCGACCTCAACACAGAAAGCTGACCTCACACCCCCGTTTTAAAAGGAGGCACAAATCTAGTGAGGAGTCCCCCAGAATGGTGCCATCCAACAGTAAGGCGTCCCTGCCCTTCCAGCCCCCTCCGCCAGCCTTGGACTCCTTGGGACCCCTGGCACAACTTGCCCAGCTGCCTCAGATGCCCATGGACCCAGAGGAGCTGTGGGTCCACGAAGGATGTATAGTGTGGACCAGTGGGGTGTACCTTGTCAATGGGAGACTGTATGGCCTGCAGGAGGCACTAGATGGCGCCAGAGAAACA tgcTGCTCATACTGTGAGATGGTTGGCTCAACCCTGGGCTGCTACAGTAAAGGCTGTACACTTCGCTACCACTACCTGTGCGCCATTGAAGCAG ATTGTTCTCTGAATGAAGATAACTTCTCACTGCGGTGTCCGAAGCACAAGGTAAAGAAGGAGAG TTTACCCAGAGCATCCGGCCAGCCAAGTCCGTTTACCTGGAGCagtcagagagaggctgagagaaacggagaagaagaagagacgcAGTAG